The following nucleotide sequence is from Streptomyces xiamenensis.
GAGCGCGGGTCATCCAGTTCGTCCTCGGCACGCTTGAACTCGCCATTCCAGCCCGTGATCCTGGCCGGGTTGATGTCGATGATGCCGTCGCGCACCGCCTGTTCCATTACCCGCACCAGCGCGGCGAGGGTGTTCTTGACGGTGGACATGCCGCAGCCATCGGCGATCCACCCGTAGGCGGCACGGTCCACGGTCCCGGCGAAGATGTCCCGCACTTCCAGATGCCCGAGTGTGGGAACGATCCGAAGGCGCCATCCGGCACCGTAGGGATCCATGGATTTCGCTTCCAGGCCCCGCATCGCTAGGGCCCATTCACTCTCCCCGTATTCGGCGAGTTTCGCCGCCGCACGATCCGGTGTGATGCCCCGGTTCGCCGCCCGGCGCATGCGCTGCAGCCACTGTTCGGCCGCGTCTTCATCCGGCAGCATTTCCGAGCGGGACAGGCGGCGCCGGGTTTCCGGATCGAACCAGCGCACACGGGCCCGGAAAGGATTGGGATTGCCTTCCCGGAACTCGATGTCCTCCGACAGTTTCACCCCCATCGGAGGCAGCCGCACCATCATCAGGCAGCCACGTCAGGGACGATACGGCGTGAGGCCAGCCAGGCTTCGACATCGGGCGCGCTGTACACCGTCGTCCGCGACGTCAGCCGCACGAACGGCGGCCCCTGAAGAGGCGATACCGTCCGCCACCGCCGCAGCGTCGAAGCATCCACACCTATCAAGGCGGCGACCTCTTCAGTCGTATACCAGCCCTGGTGAAGAAGATCACCGGGACCATCAGGACTCCCCTGTTCCCCGTCCCGTCCCAAAAGCCCGGCCAAATGCGCGAGCGTCACCACATTGCTGCCCCGAGTGAATTTCCGCACAAGAACTCCTTCCGGCCCGCCCACCCAATCTGAGCAGGCAGCCCGGAACATTAGCCACGAAAATCCGGCCACCCCAACAAACGTGATACAAGTTCTCCTGGGGCAGAATCACCATCCCGAAAATCACCAGCCAGCGACCGCTCAATCTCATACGGTCCCATAGCCAAGGCAACCAACGGACTCATAATCCGTCGGCCGTGAGTTCGAGTCCCACCCGCCCCACCCCGGCCTGCGGTTTCTCCCGAAGGCCCGCGTCTCCCGTGGCGCACCAAGATCATGACTTGGCCCCCTGCTGACCCCAAATGTTCGGCCGACAGTGCGAAGGGCACGTTCCCCCCACTGGCAACGATTCACACCACCTACCCGACGGCCGTCATCACCTCGGCAACCGCCGGCATGGCCCCCAGTGAGCCACGAGCTGGACCGGTGAGCGAGCCATGCGTGGTGACGCGGGCGAACCCCGGCTCTGCCCGGGGGCCGGCCGGGTTCGCCGGCGTCGGGACGGCACAGGGTCAGCGGGTGGTGTAGCCACTGACCTGGTGAACCACCAGCCTTCGGTGACCGGGAACCTGATGATCGGGACGATGTCCTGAATCTGGGTGAGCTGGTTGCCCATCGCCTGCGACTTGTGGAATGCCACGCGCCCCGGTGTCTCCTGGCCGTAGAAGGACGGCGTGTCCATCGGCCCCGGGGCCACCGTGTTCACGGAGATCCAGCGGTCTGCGAACTCCTTGGCTGCCGCCCGCGTGAAGCGCTCCAGCGGCGCCTTGCCTCCGGTATAGGTACGGCAGAGCCAACCACAGCCAGCGAGTCCTCTACTCATCGATGTTCTGACCACAGCCTGGGCTTCCCACAGCCCTTCTAGTCCTCCGTCCTCCGTCGCCGAACCCGTTCGGAGCCTGTGCTACGGATGGACCAAACAAGATCGATCATCCGGCTGACTAGCAACAATAGCCGTCTGCCCTGGGTACTCTCCGTCGCGCATACCACCGGCAGGCCAGCAATCAGCCTAATGACAACGTAACCAGCCGGAAGTGACTGATCGCTGAAGTGAGTGGCGCAGGCAAGGCAAGCTCCCGTGACAGGATCAATCAAGGAGAGGGTTCCGCCCTGCGCGATCTTCACGAGTCGAGGTCGGCGGGCCATCACAAGCCTGCCCCTTTCCCCAGCCTGATCTGGTCCCTATTCGACGGGACGGTGCCTTCCGGTTTATGACGGAAGAGTCTCCTGCGCGACCGCGCTGATCAACACATCGAAGGGGGGACCTGGTCATGGCTGGGCCGTGGCGGGGCCAACGGCGACCCACCTCCGCTCGCGCGGAGAGCACCCTTTTTGACCTGGGCTTCTAAGGCGTGTTTGAGATGTTGATCAAGGGTGTGGAACGATCAGGGAGTGGCTCGTGGAGATCTGACGGACGAACAGTGGGCTCGGCTGGAGGCGGTATTGCCGCCGCTGCCGAGGATGGGGCGGAAGCCGCGGGATCGGAGGCAGTGCTTCGACGGGATCTGGTGGCGGGCTCGCACGGGTTCTCCGTGGCGGGATGTGCCCGAGCGATACGGGCCGTGGGAGACCGCGTACACGCTCTTCCGGCGCTGGCAGATCGACGGGACCTGGGCCCGCGTTCTGAAGAAGTTGCAGGTCAAGGCCGATGCGGCCGGACACATCGAATGGGAGGTGTCCGTCGACTCGACGATCTGCCGGGCACACCAGCACGCCGCCGGGGCCCGGAAAAGGGGGTTGACGATCCGGGCCGGGCGCGCGAGGACGGCCTTGCGGCCGAGCCGGCCGACCATGCGATCGGACGCTCGCGCGGCGTCCTGACGACCAAGATCCATCTCGCCGTCGACTCCTCCTTCCACGTTCTTGCCGCTGTCATCACCGCCGGACAGCGAGGCGACGCCCCGGTGTTCACCGAGGTCATGGACCGCATCCGGGTGCCACTGCCCGGCGGCGGACGACCGCGCGTCCGCCCGGACCACGTCCTGGCCGACCGGGCGTACTCCTCCCGGCAGAT
It contains:
- a CDS encoding helix-turn-helix transcriptional regulator codes for the protein MRKFTRGSNVVTLAHLAGLLGRDGEQGSPDGPGDLLHQGWYTTEEVAALIGVDASTLRRWRTVSPLQGPPFVRLTSRTTVYSAPDVEAWLASRRIVPDVAA
- a CDS encoding IS5 family transposase (programmed frameshift), which produces MARGDLTDEQWARLEAVLPPLPRMGRKPRDRRQCFDGIWWRARTGSPWRDVPERYGPWETAYTLFRRWQIDGTWARVLKKLQVKADAAGHIEWEVSVDSTICRAHQHAAGARKRGLDPGRAREDGLAAEPADHAIGRSRGVLTTKIHLAVDSSFHVLAAVITAGQRGDAPVFTEVMDRIRVPLPGGGRPRVRPDHVLADRAYSSRQIREYLRHRQIQHTIPEKRDQAGHRLRRGSAGGRPPGFDREMYKRRNRVECRIGLLKQARGVATRYDKLAVRYEATVQLTLIRQAL